Sequence from the Melanotaenia boesemani isolate fMelBoe1 chromosome 21, fMelBoe1.pri, whole genome shotgun sequence genome:
TTGGTGTCTTTCTCATTGTATTAATTggcttttaattttaatctgcAGGATCAACTCTTCAACCCAAGCATTCCATCTCTGGGGCTGCGCAATGTCATCTACATCAACGAGACCCACACTAGGTAAACGAACTTAAATCTACTTCCTCTAACACTGTATCAGATCATTTAAACTATATTTTGTTCTGCGCAGCTCCTCGGCTCAGAAAGAggaacaaataaaacttttgaaaccACATGAAACTACACTATAAACATAGTTGAGGCAGGTGCTGGGCTCTGTAACAACTCACTGTATAATGAATGGCTTTAATTTGAAAGGGCCGATCTGTGAAACAGTGGAAAGATAGAAAGATGAATAATTTAAAGTGCTTGTCAGTGAACACCACACGCGTGTGACTGATCTTagtgagaaaaacaaagtaGGAAACCACCATAACTTAACCCCAAACAAGATAaccattttttccttttgctgtttgtgtgcTAATAAAGGTTATTTGCCTTTATGCTATACAAGAGAATTATCTTTATTATTGTagtttttcatgctttttatttatttatttgaattagtAATCCTAAGTTTACATGTGGCTGCTTATCTTTGAGCAGACAGCGAGGCTGGTTGGCGCGAAGGTTGAGCTATGTGCTGTTTGTCATGGAGAGAGATGTCCACAAGGACATGTTTACCAGGAACGTGGTGGACAATGTGCTCAACAGCAACAGGTGAGACTcaataaagaattaaaagagACATTTGCAGGAATTGTTTTTCGTGACAAAAACTTGTGCCCTTCTTGAGACAATTAGTAAGTATAGTTGAGGATAAAGGGCACGTAAAGAAAGATTAGtgagaaacatgtttttttgttattgtgtttgtCAGCTCAAGAATTTAGCCTTTTGTCTGTGCTCTGTTTTTGTTGATGACAGGGTGGAAAGTGCTGTTTTGAAGGTCGCTACAGATTTGGAAGCTCCTGCCAGCCAGTCTGGCCAGGAGCACAAGGCTGTCAGTAAAGTAAAGCAGAAAGCCAGGGCCTTCCTCCAAGTGATGGTGGCCAATATTTCACCAGCCTTCATTAGGTATCAATATTGTTTGGTTAACTAAAAGATTTAATAGCATGACCCAAGCTAGGAGATCTTCATCTTGAGATCTTCATCTTTGTACTTATTTAACTGCTTTCACTGCTCACTATTTCAGGCTGACAGGGTGGGTGCTGCTGAGGCTATTTAATGGTTTCTTTTGGAGCATTCAGATCCACAAAGGACAGCTGGAAATGGTCAAGAAAGCTGCCACAGAGGTCAGTGGCAACAACACAGACAATGCAGCGAATAAAACTTTGGCAGCATGAACTGCTTAATTAAAACAAGACAGTATGTTTCTATGATTTCTATGTATATACCCACCACTACTTACTCTCTATTAACAAAGCACTTTATTATATTGTCCATCATAGGAGCTTTAAAAGTTTAAACGTTTACAGTGCtacacatttatatacatttattgaTACATATTAAATATTGGTGAAGGTCCTTAAAATTTACTGTAAACAGAATGAGTCAAAAGGCATGTTGTTCGGCTCCAGCAAAtcaattgtaattttttaaagtacccaaaaaaaaatgtcttgttttattatttaaattgtcTACAAATTGTTTTCACAGCAAAATCTGCCCATGGTCTTTCTCCCTGTTCACAAATCCCACATCGACTATCTGCTCATCACGCTGATTCTGTTCTGTCATAACATCAAAGCACCGCACATCGCTGCTGGAAACAACCTGAGCATCCCTATCCTCAGGTAAACAGCCATGAAACCCTgcgttttttttatcttacaaaTGCAGTACCAGTCAAGAGTTTTGACTCACTTTGCCATGACATCTTATGTGGAAGTGTGTCCAAATTTATGAATGGCAGTGTGCATGGATTTCTGCTCTCTCTAAATTAAAAGGTCAGATTGTAATAACAAAAGAGAAATGTGGATagcaaataaaaccattttagtTTGTTATctagttttattttaacctgCTTCAAGGAGTATGTAagaattttatattaattttctatttacaaTAGAGACCCCATAAGTATAACTGTAAATAACATCAATCTTTAAACATTGGCATTATGAACATTTTTGCATCTACAGAaggaaaaatactaaaaaaaaaaaacatatgtttttaatgcaaaaaataagCCGACAATATTTATGTTGGAGGAAAATTTGGAAAAGGAATCACAATACCATATCACAGTCTGTTGATGATGAAGCATTTTTAGAGTTGTGATAGAACAGTAAGTACTATAGTCAGTGTTTTGAAGATTTgagataaagacagaaagatCCATGCTAAGACATCATGGTCTAGTAGGGGAAAGATAGGTCTTGAAAAAAACTTGAAGTAAAAAGAACATAACCACTTGTTTCTTGTCAGTATTCTTTTGCATTGCACCTGATTTGCTCTCAGTTTGTACTGTTTATGCAACAAATCCCAAAGTACATACAGACCCCAGAACACCTAAAGTCTCAAAGTCTTATCCCTTGTCACATGATTCTGAATATTCATGTACACGTGTGTTTATAGAGATGAGGAGTGTCTTTAATTAAATGGTGATAAAGATGGATGTTGAAAGTTAAGTATGGAAACCATTAAagctgtctgtttttttgtgtgtgtgtttcttttcagCACCTTGATCCGTAAACTTGGAGGATTCTTCATACGAAGAAAAATGGAGGAGACAGGGGATGGAAAGAAAGACATTTTGTACCGATCACTTCTGCATGCAGTAAGAAACTGTTTATTTCAAGAGTAGAAGCTGGtgtctgtcatgttttgttgttctgtgaagtctttttttctttagtgaGGTAAACTAAATCCTTTGAGTGTAAGCGTTTTGGGTAGGGTTATTAATTTTCTGACTTTGCAATGCACTTGTCTAGTGCATTTAAAGTTAGAAAAGTAATTGTCACTGATCTAAGGATGAGTTTTCAGCATTGGATGTCTGGTTTACATGCTTTGCCTTAAGGAACTGCTGCAATCTGAGCTGGTAACAGTGTAAATAGACATTAACCTAAGccatttaaagctgttttgatGTAGACACTTAGCACACACTGTACAGAGATGTTTAAATGGTCCTTGAAGGCTTTCCACATGGCTTAACTGTATTCTATTCTGATTTGTACTTTATGCATTGATAGGCTGCTTAAAAAATTAGAGGGACTAATTCAGTTACCGTAATTCCTAGATCCAAACCTTTTTAAGCCAGAAAATGCAGATCAGCAGCTTTATGTCTGACAATGTCTAAAAGAACTGTTATGAAAGACTAATAATGCAAATATTCTTGCTTTGTCATCAGAAGCCCCTTTAAGTATGCCTGAACAGTAGAAACGCTATAACTGTACTTTTCAATAGCAAAGTtggatttaaaacaaatagatTTACTAAACTGAGTCGATCAAGGTTGCACATTACTGATAGTTTGTTGATGAGAGAACGTTTAAGATAACAAAGACACCACAATACTGGATATATGGTGCCATTAAGTCTATGTTTTGTGTCCTTAAGATAAGAGTTATCAGCTTTACACATAGTCAGCAGCTGTAAATGGTGAGCTACTGTACAATTTATCTAGTTGCACCAAGAATATGTCACTTTTTAAACTGCCAAAAAGCAAATACAAGTTTTTCCACAGCAGTTgtccaaagtggaccaagagaGGTGATTTGGCAGAAGAGATTTAGTCTGACATGCCTGTGTTAATTTTAAGATATAGTCATATATATTACATTTCTCTACATTTAgaaatataagtaaaaaaaaaaaaaaagccaaatactgcATTTGAAGTGGACGTCTGTTCTGTTAACAGCTTGAACTGTGTCCCACTGTCTATTTCAGGACAAAAATGTGACAGCTGTGTATATACTATACTCAGATATCATTGCACAGCATGGCTACCTTCACGTGCATCGTTCCCTGCCCTGTGTATCAGGGATCAAAGTGCCGCCACtcattttttccccctattTAGACTGTATACCTCATAACCCAACTGTCACAttgtaataaagtaataaaaataatcaccTTACTTCTGACTCACAGTAGGACCTTTATTTCATTCATCTTCATCCCACTCTTCTTACATATACTTTTCCctctgtttctgccttttgccAGTACACTGAGGAATTGTTGCGGCAGCAGCAATTTTTGGAGGTCTACCTGGAGGGTACTCGGTCCCGCAGTGGTAAGCCATCGCCAGCACGTGCGGGCATGCTGTCCATTGTGGTTGACACACTCTGCACTGGGGCCATCGGGGACGTACTGGTGGTGCCAGTTGGCATCTCCTATGACCGAATTATTGAGGGCAACTACAACAGTGAGCAACTGGTAAGCTCTTGGatggtttctgttgtttttatagcCACTTAATAGAATATTAAGTGACTTTTTAATAGGGGtattaagaaaaacaatatattttagctacaaataaatgtaacattGACACTTAGATTGATTGTGTTGTTGTGAAtgcttttataattattattaagccTAAATACTCCCTGATTCTTTGTCCCTCAGGGAAAACCAAAAAAGAATGAGAGTTTGTGGGGAATAGCATGTGGAGTGTTCAGGATGCTGAGGAAGAACTACGGTTGTGTCCGTGTTGATTTCAACCAGCCCTTCTCCCTAAAGGTAACTGATAAGTAActtataaaatatatgtaaaacatCTTTCATCATGAGATAAAACtttaagaaatgttttcattaccATACAGTTATgactttagttttgttttacatgtagGAGTATCTGGACACTCAGAAAAGTCATCACATTCCACCACCAGTGTCCCTAGAAAACGCTTTGATGCCCACCATTATTTCTGCAGAGTAagtgcaagcacacacacacacacacacacacacagatacacacactaTTCTCTGCTGGAGTGGTGTCTTCTTCTGTCCTATGCTAATGCACAAACCGGATGTCCTTCAGTCTTAAATGTAACAACCCTCATGTGCAAACTCAATTTCTCTCTCCTGGTGCTTCACATCAGTGTCTGTCATTTGGACATCTGAGAACGAGGCCTTGACTTTGCACTTCCCGGGGTTACTCCAGTTCAAAGCTATTCCTTTTTAATACAAGTGAGACGGTCATACAGTACTTTGACACGGACAGCTGCAGTCTCCCAGCATGTTGGAGGTCATGAGTTCACACAGTGTGCCTTCAGCGGTGACTAAGAAACACTAAATCATTTGCACATAAATggaaattaattctttttttttctttctggattGCTTGTCGTGTCTTCAGTGTGGAATGGTTGGTTGAAGCATAATATGGGaagtaaaaggaaataaaacatgtgAAAGAAGCAATACAGTCAACAGGACCATGTTTATAAATGATGACATTAAATAAGCATTTACTTCGGCTCAGATTAATTTAACATACAGGCCAATTGCAGCATGAAGACATAACAGACACATAAGAGAGGGAAAGGCTATTACCATTCTGTTTACAACTGTTATTGTTTCTTTAACTATCATACAGTAAGTGATTAACTCCTTTGACATTtgtggttttagttttttgcaAGATTCCTGATTTGACTTTCAACAAACTTCTACACATTTAGCTCTTTTCCACGTGTATCTTTCAAACGTATACATTTGTAAACTCATTACGTTATACTTTAACCAATATTATTTACATAGATCTTCCTTGCAAATGAGAGCTCAACCCAGAGGGGTCTAATTGATAAATAAAGGCTTTTCTTAGGTGTTTTAAGTTCCTGTTTAgcagaaaggaaggaagggaaCATGTTAGAGAAATAAGCTGGAACTGTGTTTAACAACAGGCTCAAATTATGCATACGATATAATACGCCATATTGAAACATATTCTGTTGTTCTTCTTCAAGACCTGATGCTCAGCTGTTTGAAGTACAAGATGAGGAGCAGCTGGACAGAGAGTTGCCTGATGAGCTCTTTAGACGGCAACTTATCAACAACCTGGCCAAGCATGTTCTCTTCAGTAAGTAATTCACATCCCTTACACACTGCAGAACTGCTGCACCCTATACAACAATCACTCTGAGCCACACCAAGaattttttcctcattcatgAAACCACTGGAGCATGTTACCTCCTCCataattttttctgttcttttgttttttctattgtCGTTTTTCATCACaagagtcttttttttatcctctggTTAAAGTTGCACCTGGTATCAAAGGAAGCACACATGAAATGCTATCCTTCATCCTCCCCCCTATTAATTGAAATCCAACACAACACAGCACAGCATCAGCCCATCCGCTCCACATCACTCAGGGTGCTTTGCCCTGGGGTTACACTACAGAAACCGGTTCTCCCCAGCTCATTCAGCTGCATTCTCCTGCACTAGagcttgttttcctttttttccaagggctcagccaatcacaaagCCTCCAGCTGGATGGCATGTTGTTTTTAGCCAATAGGGAGGAGGGGAGGATAGAAACAGAAGAGTGGGAAGAATGCAGTTCTAGTTTTGGTGTTCACTAAGGTTTTGCTCCTCTAAGCGTGCACTATACTTGAGATAGACTGTAGTAACCTTTGTCCTTGGACACATGCATCATCTTTTTTATCTGTGATGTGTTATCAGTGAACTGAACAGTTCTGAGTTAGcttgactttgtttttattataaggTCATATCTAATtgtacatatatttaaaaattatacaTAGATGAACCTGTTATATAGCATGTTGCTAAATCTCCTCACCTAAACCAGTTGATCCAGATGTGTATCTGGTTTTGTCAGATATTTATTGCTACTAAGAAAGGAGTTTTTCATTGTTAGTGTGTGTCAGCAGATGCTCTCTTAAATGGAACTTATAACTTATAAAGTTTTGATGTTACTCTATAAGGTGCTCTGAGAATGTCAATGGATGAAAACACTTCAGTAGAACTGAATTAAATAGCACAGAAAAACTAATATATCAATATATCATAAAAGACTCATTActtctgtttgcttttctcAAGTAAATTCATATTATAATGAACCAGAAACAGTGATGGTACTGCCATATGTATGCTGTtaccctttttttctgttgtgtttttctcatCATATTCTGATTGTAACTCACCCATCTTCCCCCTACAGCGGCTAATAAGTCATCAGCAATCATGTCCACTCACATTGTGGCCTGTCTGCTGCTGTACAGACACAGACaggtaagtgtgtttttttttttattatcagatCTTTCTTTCTACTGGtggtctgtctctgtctgttgtTTCATCCACCTATTCatattttcctccttttctgcTCCTGAAACtgtttaatcttattttttttattgtacttcTTTACAAGCTAGATAAATTACCTATAGGAGAATAAATGTCCTAAATCctttcacacctccactttacatTAGTGGTAAAGCTCTGCCATCTGCAGGTGTAGTTAAGTAACTGGgtgtcagtttgtttttgttttttttactgagtctttcttgtaattttgttccttttttgttttagggTGTGGTGCTGTCCAAGCTTGTAGAGGACTTCTTTAACATGAAGGAGGAGATCTTGTCACGGGACTTTGACTTGGGCTTTTCGGGGAACTCTGAGGATGTGGTCATGCGTGCCCTCCACCTCCTGGAAAACTGCATCAACGTGACCGGCAGCTCCAATCGCAACGGGGAGTTTACCATCGCACCTAGTCAAACCGTACCGGCGCTGTTTGAGCTCAACTTCTACAGCAACGGCCTTTTCCATGTCTTCATTTCTGATGCAATCATTAGTATGTCGAGCACTCCCTCTTTTTGTTATGTTGCTGAATTACTACTTGGTTTTTACTTAATTGGTGCAGTCAGTCTAAAGTTAAAGAGTCTTAAACTTACCACTTTTCCTCAACCTTATTTCCTTTATCCTTTCTCTCCAGCATGTAGCATCCTGTCGCTGCAGCGTGAGCTGGCGATGGAGTCAGATTCAGGTGATCAGCCCGGGGATCCCAGCAGTCTGCTTCTTAGTCAGGAAAAGCTCATCCGCAAAGctgcctctctctctcatttCCTTATCAATGAGGTGGCTGTGGCACCAGTAAGTCGACCACATTGTCAGCATCTTTCCAAACTTTGCACTATACAAAGTACAGCAAACAACAAGAGTTTGAGTTTGGTAGGAATTTTTTTAGCACTTCAAGTCCCTTCTCACTTCTCAAGTTAAAACTCTAAAAGGCATTGACTAACCAAAATATTTTACCctcacacatttttaaagtcaCAGCCAAAACAGTAGAAGTATCAGCTTCAAATTTCGTGGTAATGCTCTCCATCAGTGGTGTTGTTTTCAAAGTTTCTCAGGTCTTTTCTCAGCTCTAACTGCTCTCCTAGCATCTGTTATATCCCAGACCTTGCCTTACAACAATGAGTAAGTGCTggtttcttatttttctctctgtccctcAGCCCTGCCAGACAATTTACCAGGTTTTCTATGATGCAGTGACTCGGCTAATCCAGTACGGAGTCCTTTATGTGGCAGAGGTGAGTTTACTTACTCTTAACCATACATCTAGTTGGCAAGAACACCGACTGTGGCAACTCACTATAAGCATCTGCTATTTACTGTTATTACTTTTAAGCAGTGGGACTTATCAAAGCCCAGCTgatgtaatttatttctgtACATCAGGAGGACCAGGAGGAACTAAGCCCCGGCCCTGCAGAGGAACCTTGGCCTAAAAAGTTCTCAGAGCCCCTTTCATGGAAAagcgatgaagaggatgaagataGTGACTTtggagaggagcagagagatcGCTACCTAAAGGTTTGCTTTTATCATACCTATCtaaaattatttacaattttCCCCTTTCAGAGCCATTTTTATGCTGTTTGACTCCATGTAGGATCTGGTGACTGACTGTCTTGTGTTTGCGATAAATCAGGTGAGCGTTTCACCAGAGCACCAGGAGTTCTTTGTGTTCCTTCAGCGACTCCTCAGCCCAGTGCTGGAGGCTTACAGCGGGGCTGCGATTTTCGTGCACAGTCTGAGTCAGCCCATGTCCGAGACCGAGTATACCCAGAGGCTCTTCAAGTATCTGCTCACACGCACAGAGAGAGGAGTGGCTGCTTATGGTAATACAGCATTTCACTGCATGCTGTacacggaaaaaaaaaaaaaaaacatttaaaaaaaaaattccctgTCTTAATTGATAATCATGTTCTCTTTTTCAGGTGAAAGTGCAACTCATTATCTGGTTAAGAACACAGTGAAGACATTCAAAGAGCTTGGGGtaaacatgtgaaatttaaattGTGAACAGTTTCCTTATTTAAAGTTTCCCAGCACTTTTTAGACTATGTGCAGGTGCACATAGTCCTTCAGCTAGAGTTAACTTGTTCTTCCTATGTTATGTTTTCTAGGTCCTAAAGGA
This genomic interval carries:
- the gpam gene encoding glycerol-3-phosphate acyltransferase 1, mitochondrial, with the protein product MELSDGLLLQVNNGEQWCNRWKHPNEDSDRSTSPSVLRSVASTWKEGLLNRKRPFVGRCCHSCTPQSWDQLFNPSIPSLGLRNVIYINETHTRQRGWLARRLSYVLFVMERDVHKDMFTRNVVDNVLNSNRVESAVLKVATDLEAPASQSGQEHKAVSKVKQKARAFLQVMVANISPAFIRLTGWVLLRLFNGFFWSIQIHKGQLEMVKKAATEQNLPMVFLPVHKSHIDYLLITLILFCHNIKAPHIAAGNNLSIPILSTLIRKLGGFFIRRKMEETGDGKKDILYRSLLHAYTEELLRQQQFLEVYLEGTRSRSGKPSPARAGMLSIVVDTLCTGAIGDVLVVPVGISYDRIIEGNYNSEQLGKPKKNESLWGIACGVFRMLRKNYGCVRVDFNQPFSLKEYLDTQKSHHIPPPVSLENALMPTIISAEPDAQLFEVQDEEQLDRELPDELFRRQLINNLAKHVLFTANKSSAIMSTHIVACLLLYRHRQGVVLSKLVEDFFNMKEEILSRDFDLGFSGNSEDVVMRALHLLENCINVTGSSNRNGEFTIAPSQTVPALFELNFYSNGLFHVFISDAIITCSILSLQRELAMESDSGDQPGDPSSLLLSQEKLIRKAASLSHFLINEVAVAPPCQTIYQVFYDAVTRLIQYGVLYVAEEDQEELSPGPAEEPWPKKFSEPLSWKSDEEDEDSDFGEEQRDRYLKVSVSPEHQEFFVFLQRLLSPVLEAYSGAAIFVHSLSQPMSETEYTQRLFKYLLTRTERGVAAYGESATHYLVKNTVKTFKELGVLKESRENKKTMLELSSTFIPQANRNKLLQYILGFTLL